One region of Desmodus rotundus isolate HL8 chromosome 11, HLdesRot8A.1, whole genome shotgun sequence genomic DNA includes:
- the FOXP4 gene encoding forkhead box protein P4 isoform X1 has protein sequence MMVESASETIRSAPSGQNGVGSLSGQADGSGSGSGAGAAGTAGGSAGRDAAAGADSNGEMSPADLLHFQQQQALQVARQFLLQQASGLSSPGNNDSKQSASAVQVPVSVAMMSPQMLTPQQMQQILSPPQLQALLQQQQALMLQQLQEYYKKQQEQLHLQLLTQQQAGKQPPKEALGNKQLAFQQQLLQMQQLQQQHLLNLQRQGLVSLQPSQASGPLQTLPQAAVCPTDLPQLWKGEGAPGQPAEDSVKQEGLDLTGTATTATSFAAPPKVSPPLSHHTLPNGQPTVLTPRRDSSSHEETPSSHPLYGHGECKWPGCETLCEDLGQFIKHLNTEHALDDRSTAQCRVQMQVVQQLEIQLAKESERLQAMMAHLHMRPSEPKPFSQPLNPAPGSSFSKVTVSAADSFPDGLVHPPTSAAAPVTPLRPPGLGSASLHGGGPARRRSSDKFCSPISSELAQNHEFYKNADVRPPFTYASLIRQAILETPDRQLTLNEIYNWFTRMFAYFRRNTATWKNAVRHNLSLHKCFVRVENVKGAVWTVDEREYQKRRPPKMTGTRGLLPTPATPHGPPFTCALDPEAPGEGERGLRSPTLVKNMISSLSYGALNASYQAALAESSFPILNSPGMLNPGSTSSLLPLSHDDVGAPGEPLPSNGSSSPPRLSPPQYSHQVQVKEEPAEAEEDRRPGPALGPSNPSTAGPAEDRDLEEELPGEELS, from the exons GCTCTCCAGGTAGCCCGGCAGTTCCTGCTACAGCAGGCCTCAGGCCTGAGCTCCCCCGGGAACAATGACAGCAAGCAGTCAGCCTCTGCAGTACAG GTGCCTGTGTCGGTGGCCATGATGTCGCCCCAGATGCTCACCCCGCAACAGATGCAGCAGATCCTGTCGCCCCCGCAGCTGCAGGCCTTGCTTCAGCAGCAGCAGGCGCTCATGCTCCAGCAG ctgcagGAATATTACAAGAAGCAGCAAGAGCAGCTCCACTTGCAGCTCCTCACCCAACAGCAGGCTGGGAAGCAGCCACCCAAAGAG GCACTGGGGAACAAGCAGCTGGCCTTCCAGCAGCAGCTCCTACAAATGCAGCAGCTGCAGCAACAGCACCTGCTCAACCTACAGAGACAGGGGCTGGTCAGCCTGCAACCTAGCCAAGCCTCGGGGCCCCTCCAGACGCTCCCGCAAG cAGCTGTGTGCCCCACGGACCTGCCCCAGCTATGGAAGGGCGAGGGTGCCCCTGGGCAGCCCGCTGAGGACAGTGTCAAGCAGGAGGGGCTGGACCTCACTGGCACGGCCACCACCGCTACCTCGTTTGCTGCCCCTCCCAAAGTCTCACCCCCACTCTCCCACCACACTTTGCCCAATGGACAGCCCACTGTGCTCACACCTCGGAGAGACAG CTCCTCCCATGAGGagacccccagctcccaccccctcTATGGACACGGAGAGTGCAAGTGGCCTGGCTGTGAGACCCTGTGTGAAGACCTGGGCCAGTTTATCAA ACACCTCAACACAGAGCACGCCCTGGACGACCGGAGCACGGCCCAGTGCCGGGTGCAGATGCAGGTGGTGCAGCAGCTGGAGATCCAG CTTGCCAAGGAGAGTGAGCGGCTGCAAGCCATGATGGCCCATCTGCACATGCGGCCCTCCGAGCCCAAGCCCTTCAGCCAGCCG CTGAACCCAGCCCCCGGCTCCTCATTCTCCAAGGTGACGGTCTCTGCAGCAGACTCCTTCCCAGATGGCCTTGTGCACCCCCCCACCTCAGCTGCTGCTCCCGTCACTCCCCTAAGGCCTCCAGGCCTGGGTTCTGCCTCCCTTCATGGCGGGGGCCCCGCACGGCGGAGGAGCAGTGACAAGTTCTGCTCCCCCATCTCCTCAG AGCTGGCCCAGAACCACGAGTTCTACAAGAACGCGGATGTCAGGCCCCCCTTCACCTATGCCTCCCTCATCCGCCAG GCCATTCTGGAAACCCCCGACAGGCAGCTGACCCTGAATGAGATCTACAACTGGTTCACCAGGATGTTCGCCTATTTCCGGAGAAACACTGCCACCTGGAAG AACGCCGTGCGGCACAACCTCAGCCTGCACAAGTGCTTCGTGCGCGTGGAGAACGTCAAGGGCGCCGTGTGGACTGTGGACGAGCGGGAGTATCAGAAGCGGAGACCACCAAAGATGACAGG CACCAGAGGCCTTCTCCCTACTCCAGCCACCCCACACGGGCCACCCTTTACCTGTGCTCTTGACCCTGAGGCCccgggggaaggagagagaggtctGAG gagccccaccctggtgaagaACATGATCTCCAGCCTCAGTTATGGAGCACTTAACGCCAGCTACCAG GCTGCCCTGGCCGAGAGCAGCTTCCCCATCCTCAACAGCCCTGGCATGCTGAACCCTGGCTCCACCAGCAGCCTCCTGCCCCTCAGCCATGACGACGTGGGTGCCCCCGGGGAGCCGCTCCCCAGCAATGGCAGCAGCAGCCCGCCTCGCCTCTCCCCGCCCCAGTACAG CCACCAGGTGCAGGTGAAAGAGGAGCctgcagaggcagaggaagacagACGGCCTGGACCCGCCCTGGGGCCCTCCAACCCCAGCACCGCAGGGCCTGCAGAAGACAGGGACCTGGAGGAGGAGCTGCCTGGAGAGGAACTCTCCTAA
- the FOXP4 gene encoding forkhead box protein P4 isoform X2, whose product MMVESASETIRSAPSGQNGVGSLSGQADGSGSGSGAGAAGTAGGSAGRDAAAGADSNGEMSPADLLHFQQQQALQVARQFLLQQASGLSSPGNNDSKQSASAVQVPVSVAMMSPQMLTPQQMQQILSPPQLQALLQQQQALMLQQLQEYYKKQQEQLHLQLLTQQQAGKQPPKEALGNKQLAFQQQLLQMQQLQQQHLLNLQRQGLVSLQPSQASGPLQTLPQAVCPTDLPQLWKGEGAPGQPAEDSVKQEGLDLTGTATTATSFAAPPKVSPPLSHHTLPNGQPTVLTPRRDSSSHEETPSSHPLYGHGECKWPGCETLCEDLGQFIKHLNTEHALDDRSTAQCRVQMQVVQQLEIQLAKESERLQAMMAHLHMRPSEPKPFSQPLNPAPGSSFSKVTVSAADSFPDGLVHPPTSAAAPVTPLRPPGLGSASLHGGGPARRRSSDKFCSPISSELAQNHEFYKNADVRPPFTYASLIRQAILETPDRQLTLNEIYNWFTRMFAYFRRNTATWKNAVRHNLSLHKCFVRVENVKGAVWTVDEREYQKRRPPKMTGTRGLLPTPATPHGPPFTCALDPEAPGEGERGLRSPTLVKNMISSLSYGALNASYQAALAESSFPILNSPGMLNPGSTSSLLPLSHDDVGAPGEPLPSNGSSSPPRLSPPQYSHQVQVKEEPAEAEEDRRPGPALGPSNPSTAGPAEDRDLEEELPGEELS is encoded by the exons GCTCTCCAGGTAGCCCGGCAGTTCCTGCTACAGCAGGCCTCAGGCCTGAGCTCCCCCGGGAACAATGACAGCAAGCAGTCAGCCTCTGCAGTACAG GTGCCTGTGTCGGTGGCCATGATGTCGCCCCAGATGCTCACCCCGCAACAGATGCAGCAGATCCTGTCGCCCCCGCAGCTGCAGGCCTTGCTTCAGCAGCAGCAGGCGCTCATGCTCCAGCAG ctgcagGAATATTACAAGAAGCAGCAAGAGCAGCTCCACTTGCAGCTCCTCACCCAACAGCAGGCTGGGAAGCAGCCACCCAAAGAG GCACTGGGGAACAAGCAGCTGGCCTTCCAGCAGCAGCTCCTACAAATGCAGCAGCTGCAGCAACAGCACCTGCTCAACCTACAGAGACAGGGGCTGGTCAGCCTGCAACCTAGCCAAGCCTCGGGGCCCCTCCAGACGCTCCCGCAAG CTGTGTGCCCCACGGACCTGCCCCAGCTATGGAAGGGCGAGGGTGCCCCTGGGCAGCCCGCTGAGGACAGTGTCAAGCAGGAGGGGCTGGACCTCACTGGCACGGCCACCACCGCTACCTCGTTTGCTGCCCCTCCCAAAGTCTCACCCCCACTCTCCCACCACACTTTGCCCAATGGACAGCCCACTGTGCTCACACCTCGGAGAGACAG CTCCTCCCATGAGGagacccccagctcccaccccctcTATGGACACGGAGAGTGCAAGTGGCCTGGCTGTGAGACCCTGTGTGAAGACCTGGGCCAGTTTATCAA ACACCTCAACACAGAGCACGCCCTGGACGACCGGAGCACGGCCCAGTGCCGGGTGCAGATGCAGGTGGTGCAGCAGCTGGAGATCCAG CTTGCCAAGGAGAGTGAGCGGCTGCAAGCCATGATGGCCCATCTGCACATGCGGCCCTCCGAGCCCAAGCCCTTCAGCCAGCCG CTGAACCCAGCCCCCGGCTCCTCATTCTCCAAGGTGACGGTCTCTGCAGCAGACTCCTTCCCAGATGGCCTTGTGCACCCCCCCACCTCAGCTGCTGCTCCCGTCACTCCCCTAAGGCCTCCAGGCCTGGGTTCTGCCTCCCTTCATGGCGGGGGCCCCGCACGGCGGAGGAGCAGTGACAAGTTCTGCTCCCCCATCTCCTCAG AGCTGGCCCAGAACCACGAGTTCTACAAGAACGCGGATGTCAGGCCCCCCTTCACCTATGCCTCCCTCATCCGCCAG GCCATTCTGGAAACCCCCGACAGGCAGCTGACCCTGAATGAGATCTACAACTGGTTCACCAGGATGTTCGCCTATTTCCGGAGAAACACTGCCACCTGGAAG AACGCCGTGCGGCACAACCTCAGCCTGCACAAGTGCTTCGTGCGCGTGGAGAACGTCAAGGGCGCCGTGTGGACTGTGGACGAGCGGGAGTATCAGAAGCGGAGACCACCAAAGATGACAGG CACCAGAGGCCTTCTCCCTACTCCAGCCACCCCACACGGGCCACCCTTTACCTGTGCTCTTGACCCTGAGGCCccgggggaaggagagagaggtctGAG gagccccaccctggtgaagaACATGATCTCCAGCCTCAGTTATGGAGCACTTAACGCCAGCTACCAG GCTGCCCTGGCCGAGAGCAGCTTCCCCATCCTCAACAGCCCTGGCATGCTGAACCCTGGCTCCACCAGCAGCCTCCTGCCCCTCAGCCATGACGACGTGGGTGCCCCCGGGGAGCCGCTCCCCAGCAATGGCAGCAGCAGCCCGCCTCGCCTCTCCCCGCCCCAGTACAG CCACCAGGTGCAGGTGAAAGAGGAGCctgcagaggcagaggaagacagACGGCCTGGACCCGCCCTGGGGCCCTCCAACCCCAGCACCGCAGGGCCTGCAGAAGACAGGGACCTGGAGGAGGAGCTGCCTGGAGAGGAACTCTCCTAA